In Lactiplantibacillus pentosus, the sequence AGCGTTGTGCGCCAAAAGCGAGCAGACCACAGACGACGAGCAGACTGACGATGATACCGAATAACTTTTTCATTTCCGCCGCCCCCTAACTGCTGGCCGCCGGTGCCGACTGCTGTATTGGTTGATGAAGTAGTAACCAATCACTAACACGAGTGCCATTAAGAACATGAGTCCGGATAGCGCGTTGATCTCCAAGTTGATGCCTTGCCGCGCCCGTGAATAGATTTCAACTGACAACGTACTGAAGCCGTTCCCGGTCACGAAGAAGGTCACGGCAAAGTCATCGAGCGAATAGGTCAGCGCCATGAAGAAGCCCGAAAAAATCCCCGGCATGATGTACGGAATAATGATTTGGCTCAGTAGTTGCCAATTATTAGCGCCTAAATCCGCCGCGGCATCGAGCAAACTCGAACTCATTTCCTGAATCTTGGGGAGCACCATCAAGACCACGATGGGAATCGAGAAGGCGATGTGGCTCAGTAGCACTGAACCAAACCCGAGTGGGATTTTCAGCGCCGTGAAGAAAATCAGAAAACTAGCCCCAATGATGACATCGGGTGAGACCATCAGGATATTGTTCAAGGATAACAGCGTGTTGCGTGTGATGGGCTTAGTCGTACTATTGATGCCTAATGCCCCGAGCGTACCGATAACGGTTGCTAATAGTGAAGATAAGAGGGCAATCAATAAGGTATCCAGAAAAATCGCAATCAACCGCGTGTCGGCGAACAAATCTTGGTAGTGCTGCCACGTAAATCCGTGGAAGTTGTTCATGGTCGTCCCCTGACTGAAGGAGTAGACGACAAGAAAGATAATTGGCGCGTATAACACGATAAAGATGAACCAGAGGTATAGATTGCGCCACTTGAAGTTACGTAACGTCATTATTTCGTCAACCCCTTTCGTGTGCGTCGTTTGCCACCACTAGTCAGCCACATGATAATGACCATTGCGATAATCAGCACAACGCCGATCGTCGAGCCCATGCCCCAATTCATGGTCGTTAAGAAGTGCTCTTCAATGGCAGTCCCCAGCGTGATCACTTTGTTCCCGCCAATCAAGCGCGTCAACATGAAGAGTGATAGCGATGGAATGAAGACGGCCTGAATTCCAGCTTTGACGCCCGGTAAGGTCAATGGGAAAATGACCCGACTGAATGTTTGCCAATTGGTCGCCCCTAAGTCACGACTGGCATTGATATACGACGTGTTCAGTTCGCTGATCGAGTTGTAAATCGGCAGGACCATGAACGGAATCTGAATGTAAGCCGCGACAAAGATAAAGCTAAAGTTCGTGAACAGCAGCTGCTTGGGACCAATACCGATAAAACTCAAAAATTGATTAGCGATTCCAGCTTGGCTGAAAATTCCAATGAAGGCGTAGGCCTTTAACAAGAGGTTGATCCACGTTGGCATGATGATCAGCAGTAGCCATAGTTGTGGATGCTTGGTCTCGTTGAGCAAGTATGCCGTGGGATAGCTGATCAGAATGGTTGCCAAGGTGATCAAAAAAGCATACCAGACGGAGTTGAGCGTCATCATCAAATAAGTGTTGGACGAGAAGTAGGTCTGGTAATTGCCAAACGTGAATTGTCCATCAATGTTAAAGAACGATTGATAAATGAGCAATAGCACGGGCGCGATGACGAAGAGGATGATCCATAACATGTACGGAATGAAGTAAGCCGTGTTACGACTCAACCGTTGTTTTTGTTGCATGCTGGCCACCTCCTAATCTTCATATTGTTCAAGCCGGGCATCGAAAGCCGCTTCGCTTTCGTTGAGGCGCATGACGTGAATGTCTTGCGGGTCAAAGGTCAAGCCGATTGGTTCACCTTCTGCGGCCGGGTTGGTCGAGTGGACGAGCCATTCGTTGTGGTCGGTATCGTAAGCCACGATTTCAAAGTAGTTGCCGCGGAAGAGTTGTGAATCCACGGTGACTACGAGCTTGCCCTGGTCCGCCGCGACGATGTCCAAGTCTTCTGGTCGGAGCACGACTTCGACGGGTTCGTCTGGTTGCATGCCGGCGTCAGCGCATTCGAAGGATTTGCCGACGAATTCGACTTCGAAGTCCTGCAGCATCTTGCCGGGAATAATATTACTTTCGCCAATGAAGTTCGCAACAAAGTGATTGATGGGTTCGTCGTAAATGTCGACTGGCGAGCCACCTTGCAGGATTTCGCCAGCGTTCATGACAAAAATCTCATCACTCATGGCGAGGGCTTCTTCCTGGTCATGGGTCACAAATAGGAAGGT encodes:
- a CDS encoding ABC transporter permease; amino-acid sequence: MTLRNFKWRNLYLWFIFIVLYAPIIFLVVYSFSQGTTMNNFHGFTWQHYQDLFADTRLIAIFLDTLLIALLSSLLATVIGTLGALGINSTTKPITRNTLLSLNNILMVSPDVIIGASFLIFFTALKIPLGFGSVLLSHIAFSIPIVVLMVLPKIQEMSSSLLDAAADLGANNWQLLSQIIIPYIMPGIFSGFFMALTYSLDDFAVTFFVTGNGFSTLSVEIYSRARQGINLEINALSGLMFLMALVLVIGYYFINQYSSRHRRPAVRGRRK
- a CDS encoding ABC transporter permease; translated protein: MQQKQRLSRNTAYFIPYMLWIILFVIAPVLLLIYQSFFNIDGQFTFGNYQTYFSSNTYLMMTLNSVWYAFLITLATILISYPTAYLLNETKHPQLWLLLIIMPTWINLLLKAYAFIGIFSQAGIANQFLSFIGIGPKQLLFTNFSFIFVAAYIQIPFMVLPIYNSISELNTSYINASRDLGATNWQTFSRVIFPLTLPGVKAGIQAVFIPSLSLFMLTRLIGGNKVITLGTAIEEHFLTTMNWGMGSTIGVVLIIAMVIIMWLTSGGKRRTRKGLTK